The following are encoded together in the Arvicanthis niloticus isolate mArvNil1 chromosome 9, mArvNil1.pat.X, whole genome shotgun sequence genome:
- the Il17rc gene encoding interleukin-17 receptor C isoform X3 → MPVSWFLLSLALGRSPVVVSLEKLMEPQDTARCSLGLSCHLWDGDVLCLPGSIESAPGPVLVPTRLQTELVLRCPQETDCALCVRVVVQLSVHGHWEEPEEAGKSDSELQESRNASLQAQVVLSFQAYPIARCALLEVQVPADLVQPGHSVGSAVFDCFKAGLGAEVQIWSYTKPRYQKELNLTQQLPDCRGLEVRDSIQSCWALPWLNVSADGDNVLLILDVSEEQDFGLLVYLDRVQGLKHLWYKNLTGPQNITLNHTDLVPCLCIQVWALEPDDAERTSFCPFRKDPRAHRNLWHIARLRVLSPGRWQLDAPCSLLAKVALCWQAPDQSPCQPLVPPMLQENVTVNEPQEFLSVKDHPNLCVQVSTWEKVQLQECLWADSLGPFKDDMLLVEMKSGLNNTSVCALEPSGCTPLPSMASTRAARLGEQLLQDFRSHQCMQLWNESDLGSLWACPMDKYIHKRWVLVWLACLLLAAALFFFLLLKKDRRKVAPGARRALLLHSADGAGYERLVGALASALSQMPLSVAVDLWSRREVSAHGALAWFHQQRRRTLQEDGVVILLFSPAAVEQCQQWLQLQTVGFGPHDALAAWLSCVLPDFLQGRVTGRYVGVYFDGLLHPDSVPALFRVAPLFSLPSQLPAFLDALQRGRSRSPGRPADRVERVAQALLSALDNCTSSSEAPGYCEEWDLGPGPERE, encoded by the exons ATGCCTGTGTCCTGGTTCCTCCTGTCCTTGGCACTGGGTCGAAGCCCTGTGGTCGTTTCTCTGGAGAAACTCATGGAGCCTCAGGACACTGCACGCTGCTCTCTA ggCCTCTCCTGCCACCTCTGGG ATGGTGACGTGCTCTGCCTGCCAGGAAGCATCGAGTCTGCCCCAGGCCCTGTGCTGGTGCCTACCCGCCTGCAGACGGAGCTGGTACTGAGGTGTCCACAGGAGACAGACTGCGCCCTCTGTGTCCGTGTGGTTGTGCAGTTGTCTGTGCATG GGCACTGGGAAGAGCCTGAAGAAGCTGGAAAGTCTGATTCCGAACTCCAGGAATCTAGGAATG CCTCTCTCCAGGCCCAGGTGGTGCTCTCCTTCCAGGCCTACCCCATTGCCCGCTGTGCCCTGCTGGAGGTCCAGGTGCCTGCTGACCTGGTGCAGCCTGGTCATTCCGTG GGTTCTGCAGTATTTGACTGTTTCAAGGCTGGTCTTGGGGCTGAGGTACAAATCTGGTCCTACACAAAGCCCAGGTACCAGAAAGAGCTCAACCTCACACAGCAGCTGCCTG ACTGCAGGGGTCTTGAAGTCCGGGACAGCATCCAGAGCTGCTGGG CCCTGCCCTGGCTCAATGTGTCTGCAGATGGTGACAATGTTCTTCTGATACTGGACGTCTCTGAGGAGCAGGACTTCGGCCTCTTAGTGTACTTGGATCGGGTCCAGGGTCTCAAACACCTGTGGTACAAAAACCTG ACTGGACCTCAGAACATTACTTTAAACCACACAGACCTGGTTCCCTGCCTCTGCATTCAG GTGTGGGCCCTGGAGCCAGATGATGCTGAGCGGACCAGCTTCTGCCCCTTCCGGAAAG ATCCCCGTGCACACAGGAACCTTTGGCACATAGCCAGGCTGCGGGTGCTGTCCCCAGGGAGATGGCAACTAGATGCGCCTTGCTCTCTGCTGGCCAAAGTGGCACTGTGCTGGCAGGCACCAGACCAGAGTCCCTGCCAGCCACTTGTGCCACCAATGCTCCAGGAGAACGTCACTGTGAAT GAGCCACAAGAGTTCCTGTCGGTGAAAGACCACCCCAACCTCTGTGTCCAG GTGAGCACCTGGGAGAAGGTTCAGCTGCAAGAGTGCTTGTGGGCTG acTCCTTGGGGCCCTTCAAGGATGATATGCTGTTAGTGGAGATGAAAAGTGGCCTAAACAACACATCAGTCTGTGCCTTGGAACCCAGTGGCTGTACACCACTGCCCAGTATGGCCTCCACG AGAGCTGCTCGCCTCGGAGAGCAGTTGCTGCAAGACTTCCGGTCACACCAGTGTATGCAG CTGTGGAATGAGAGTGACCTGGGATCACTATGGGCCTGCCCAATGGACAAGT ACATCCACAAGCGCTGGGTCCTAGTGTGGCTGGCCTGCCTACTCTTGGCTGCGgcgcttttcttcttcctccttctaaaAAAGGACCGCAGGAAAG TGGCCCCTGGCGCCCGCAGGGCCCTGCTCCTCCACTCTGCCGACGGAGCGGGCTACGAGCGTCTGGTGGGTGCGCTGGCGTCTGCGTTGAGCCAGATGCCACTGAGCGTGGCCGTGGACCTGTGGAGCCGCCGCGAGGTGAGCGCGCACGGAGCCCTGGCCTGGTTCCACCAGCAGCGGCGCCGGACCCTGCAGGAGGATGGCGTGGTAATTCTTCTCTTCTCGCCCGCGGCCGTGGAGCAGTGTCAGCAGTGGCTGCAGCTCCAGACGGTGGGGTTCGGGCCGCATGACGCCCTTGCTGCCTGGCTCAGCTGCGTGCTGCCCGATTTTCTGCAAGGCCGGGTGACCGGCCGCTACGTCGGTGTCTACTTCGACGGGCTGCTGCACCCAGACTCTGTGCCCGCCCTGTTCCGCGTCGCGCCGCTCTTCTCCCTGCCTTCGCAGCTGCCGGCCTTCCTGGATGCACTGCAAAGAGGCCGCTCCCGATCCCCGGGGCGACCCGCCGACAGGGTGGAACGAGTGGCCCAGGCGCTGCTGTCCGCCTTGGACAACTGTACTTCCAGCTCGGAAGCCCCGGGTTACTGTGAGGAATGGGACCTGGGACCCGGACCTGAACGCGAATAA
- the Il17rc gene encoding interleukin-17 receptor C isoform X5 → MPVSWFLLSLALGRSPVVVSLEKLMEPQDTARCSLGLSCHLWDGDVLCLPGSIESAPGPVLVPTRLQTELVLRCPQETDCALCVRVVVQLSVHGHWEEPEEAGKSDSELQESRNASLQAQVVLSFQAYPIARCALLEVQVPADLVQPGHSVGSAVFDCFKAGLGAEVQIWSYTKPRYQKELNLTQQLPDCRGLEVRDSIQSCWALPWLNVSADGDNVLLILDVSEEQDFGLLVYLDRVQGLKHLWYKNLTGPQNITLNHTDLVPCLCIQVWALEPDDAERTSFCPFRKDPRAHRNLWHIARLRVLSPGRWQLDAPCSLLAKVALCWQAPDQSPCQPLVPPMLQENVTVNVSTWEKVQLQECLWADSLGPFKDDMLLVEMKSGLNNTSVCALEPSGCTPLPSMASTRAARLGEQLLQDFRSHQCMQLWNESDLGSLWACPMDKYIHKRWVLVWLACLLLAAALFFFLLLKKDRRKVAPGARRALLLHSADGAGYERLVGALASALSQMPLSVAVDLWSRREVSAHGALAWFHQQRRRTLQEDGVVILLFSPAAVEQCQQWLQLQTVGFGPHDALAAWLSCVLPDFLQGRVTGRYVGVYFDGLLHPDSVPALFRVAPLFSLPSQLPAFLDALQRGRSRSPGRPADRVERVAQALLSALDNCTSSSEAPGYCEEWDLGPGPERE, encoded by the exons ATGCCTGTGTCCTGGTTCCTCCTGTCCTTGGCACTGGGTCGAAGCCCTGTGGTCGTTTCTCTGGAGAAACTCATGGAGCCTCAGGACACTGCACGCTGCTCTCTA ggCCTCTCCTGCCACCTCTGGG ATGGTGACGTGCTCTGCCTGCCAGGAAGCATCGAGTCTGCCCCAGGCCCTGTGCTGGTGCCTACCCGCCTGCAGACGGAGCTGGTACTGAGGTGTCCACAGGAGACAGACTGCGCCCTCTGTGTCCGTGTGGTTGTGCAGTTGTCTGTGCATG GGCACTGGGAAGAGCCTGAAGAAGCTGGAAAGTCTGATTCCGAACTCCAGGAATCTAGGAATG CCTCTCTCCAGGCCCAGGTGGTGCTCTCCTTCCAGGCCTACCCCATTGCCCGCTGTGCCCTGCTGGAGGTCCAGGTGCCTGCTGACCTGGTGCAGCCTGGTCATTCCGTG GGTTCTGCAGTATTTGACTGTTTCAAGGCTGGTCTTGGGGCTGAGGTACAAATCTGGTCCTACACAAAGCCCAGGTACCAGAAAGAGCTCAACCTCACACAGCAGCTGCCTG ACTGCAGGGGTCTTGAAGTCCGGGACAGCATCCAGAGCTGCTGGG CCCTGCCCTGGCTCAATGTGTCTGCAGATGGTGACAATGTTCTTCTGATACTGGACGTCTCTGAGGAGCAGGACTTCGGCCTCTTAGTGTACTTGGATCGGGTCCAGGGTCTCAAACACCTGTGGTACAAAAACCTG ACTGGACCTCAGAACATTACTTTAAACCACACAGACCTGGTTCCCTGCCTCTGCATTCAG GTGTGGGCCCTGGAGCCAGATGATGCTGAGCGGACCAGCTTCTGCCCCTTCCGGAAAG ATCCCCGTGCACACAGGAACCTTTGGCACATAGCCAGGCTGCGGGTGCTGTCCCCAGGGAGATGGCAACTAGATGCGCCTTGCTCTCTGCTGGCCAAAGTGGCACTGTGCTGGCAGGCACCAGACCAGAGTCCCTGCCAGCCACTTGTGCCACCAATGCTCCAGGAGAACGTCACTGTGAAT GTGAGCACCTGGGAGAAGGTTCAGCTGCAAGAGTGCTTGTGGGCTG acTCCTTGGGGCCCTTCAAGGATGATATGCTGTTAGTGGAGATGAAAAGTGGCCTAAACAACACATCAGTCTGTGCCTTGGAACCCAGTGGCTGTACACCACTGCCCAGTATGGCCTCCACG AGAGCTGCTCGCCTCGGAGAGCAGTTGCTGCAAGACTTCCGGTCACACCAGTGTATGCAG CTGTGGAATGAGAGTGACCTGGGATCACTATGGGCCTGCCCAATGGACAAGT ACATCCACAAGCGCTGGGTCCTAGTGTGGCTGGCCTGCCTACTCTTGGCTGCGgcgcttttcttcttcctccttctaaaAAAGGACCGCAGGAAAG TGGCCCCTGGCGCCCGCAGGGCCCTGCTCCTCCACTCTGCCGACGGAGCGGGCTACGAGCGTCTGGTGGGTGCGCTGGCGTCTGCGTTGAGCCAGATGCCACTGAGCGTGGCCGTGGACCTGTGGAGCCGCCGCGAGGTGAGCGCGCACGGAGCCCTGGCCTGGTTCCACCAGCAGCGGCGCCGGACCCTGCAGGAGGATGGCGTGGTAATTCTTCTCTTCTCGCCCGCGGCCGTGGAGCAGTGTCAGCAGTGGCTGCAGCTCCAGACGGTGGGGTTCGGGCCGCATGACGCCCTTGCTGCCTGGCTCAGCTGCGTGCTGCCCGATTTTCTGCAAGGCCGGGTGACCGGCCGCTACGTCGGTGTCTACTTCGACGGGCTGCTGCACCCAGACTCTGTGCCCGCCCTGTTCCGCGTCGCGCCGCTCTTCTCCCTGCCTTCGCAGCTGCCGGCCTTCCTGGATGCACTGCAAAGAGGCCGCTCCCGATCCCCGGGGCGACCCGCCGACAGGGTGGAACGAGTGGCCCAGGCGCTGCTGTCCGCCTTGGACAACTGTACTTCCAGCTCGGAAGCCCCGGGTTACTGTGAGGAATGGGACCTGGGACCCGGACCTGAACGCGAATAA